One Prinia subflava isolate CZ2003 ecotype Zambia chromosome 9, Cam_Psub_1.2, whole genome shotgun sequence DNA segment encodes these proteins:
- the ACSL5 gene encoding long-chain-fatty-acid--CoA ligase 5: MIWILQVLFSPLPTPALISLIAFGSVIFLWVISRPKPLLPPVDLNKQSIGIEGGARRGALLTDNNLLSYYFEDAKTLYETFQRGVNISGNGGCLGYRKPKQPYQWLTYKQVSDRTKYLGSGLLQKGCKPSPDQFIGIFAQNRPEWIISEYACYTYSMVAVPLYDTLGPEAIVYIVNKADISVVICDTPAKAEVLLKNCEDKKTPRLKIIVLMDLFDKELKDRGAKVGIEILSLQEVEELGRNNIREPVPPKPEDLSVVCFTSGTTGNPKGAMLTHQNVVSNAAAFLRCIENTIECTSSDIAISYLPLAHMFERVVQAVVYSCGAKVGFFQGDIRLLTDDMKTLKPTLFPVVPRLLNRVYDKIQSGANTPVKRYLLKFAVFMKMAEIKQGIIRNNSIWDKLVFKKVQETMGGKVRIMVTGAAPISPSVLTFLRAALGCQIFEAYGQTECSAGSTFSMPGDWTTGHVGAPLACNIIKLDDVEEMSYFSSNNEGEVCIKGPNVFKGYLKDPEKTAEAIDKDGWLHTGDIGKWLPNGTLKIIDRKKNIFKLAQGEYIAPEKIENVYIRSTPVAQVFVHGESLRSFLIGIVVPDAEMLPEFAAKLGVKGSFEELCKNPAVKKALLDDMIRLGREAGLKSFEQIKDLYIHTELFSVENGLLTPTLKAKRGDLVKFFQKEIEALYSSAQE, from the exons ATGATCTGGATACTTCAAGTATTGTTCTCACCACTCCCAACACCAGCACTGATCAGTCTTATTGCATTTGGATCTGTCATCTTCCTGTGGGTGATAAGCAGGCCCAAACCCCTTTTACCTCCTGTTGACTTGAACAAGCAGTCAATAGGAATTGAG GGAGGAGCCAGAAGAGGTGCACTCTTGACAGATAATAACCTGCTTTCTTATTACTTTGAAGATGCTAAAACCCTGTATGAAACTTTCCAGAGAGGAGTGAATATTTCTG GAAATGGTGGCTGCCTAGGCTACAGGAAACCCAAGCAACCTTATCAGTGGCTGACATATAAGCAG GTTTCAGACAGAACTAAATACCTGGGATCAGGGCTTCTGCAAAAAGGATGCAAACCATCACCAGACCAGTTTATTGGCATTTTTGCTCAGAATAGGCCAGAG tGGATCATTTCAGAGTATGCCTGCTACACCTACTCAATGGTTGCTGTTCCACTCTATGACACTCTGGGACCAGAGGCCATTGTATATATTGTTAACAAAG ctGATATAAGCGTGGTGATCTGTGACACGCCAGCGAAGGCAGAGGTCTTGCTTAAGAACTGTGAGGACAAAAAGACCCCACGTCTAAAGATTATTGTTCTCATGGATCTCTTTGATAAAGAGCTCAAGGACAGAGGAGCTAAAGTGGGAATTGAAattctgtcactgcaggaggttGAG gagctgggaagaaACAACATCAGAGAACCAGTT CCTCCTAAGCCTGAAGATCTTTCTGTTGTGTGTTTTACAAGCGGAACCACAG GTAACCCTAAAGGAGCCATGCTGACACATCAGAATGTTGTTTcaaatgctgctgccttccttAGATGCATAGAG AACACAATTGAGTGTACAAGTTCAGATATTGCCATTTCCTATCTTCCTTTGGCTCACATGTTTGAGAGAGTTGTGCAG GCCGTGGTATACAGCTGTGGAGCAAAAGTAGGCTTCTTCCAAGGAGATATCAGGCTGCTAACAGATGATATGAAAACCTTAAAGCCAACACTATTTCCAGTTGTACCAAGACTGCTCAACAGAGTATATGACAAG ATCCAGAGTGGTGCAAACACCCCAGTAAAGCGCTACCTCTTAAAATTTGCTGTGTTTATGAAGATGGCTGAAATAAAACAGGGCATCATTCGAAATAACAGCATTTGGGACAAGCTAGTCTTCAAAAAAGTTCAG GAAACCATGGGTGGAAAAGTGCGTATCATGGTGACAGGTGCAGCCCCTATATCTCCCTCTGTCCTGACATTTCTTAGAGCAGCATTAGGCTGTCAG ATCTTTGAAGCTTATGGCCAGACTGAATGCTCAGCTGGATCCACTTTCTCAATGCCTGGAGACTGGACAACAG gCCATGTTGGAGCCCCTCTGGCTTGCAATATCATAAAATTAGATGACGTGGAAGAAATGAGCTACTTCTCTTCTAACAATGAAGGCGAG GTCTGCATTAAAGGACCAAATGTGTTCAAGGGTTATCTGAAAGACCCCGAGAAGACAGCAGAAGCAATTGATAAAGATGGCTGGCTCCACACTGGAGACATAGGGAAATGGTTGCCA AATGGAACACTGAAGATCATTGACAGAAAGAAGAATATATTTAAACTTGCACAAGGAGAATACATTGCTCCAGAGAAGATAGAAAATGTCTACATTAGAAGTACTCCTGTAGCCCAGGTCTTTGTACACGGTGAAAGTCTGAGG tcttttctaATAGGTATCGTGGTTCCTGATGCTGAAATGCTTCCAGAATTTGCAGCAAAACTGGGAGTAAAAGGTTCCTTTGAAGAGCTCTGCAAAAACCCT GCAGTGAAGAAAGCTCTTTTAGATGATATGATCAGACTGGGGAGAGAGGCTGGCCTTAAATCCTTTGAACAA atTAAAGACCTGTACATCCACACAGAGTTGTTCTCTGTAGAAAATGGACTCTTGACACCAACACTGAAGGCAAAGCGAGGAGACCTTGTTAAATTCTTCCAGAAGGAGATTGAGGCCCTCTATTCATCTGCTCAAGAATAA